Proteins found in one Oryza glaberrima chromosome 4, OglaRS2, whole genome shotgun sequence genomic segment:
- the LOC127770346 gene encoding subtilisin-like protease SBT3.5, which yields MAQAGVHRGGCCRLLFLLVTALLLRRSCVVGQQSQSKKIYIVYLGERRHDDADVVTGSHHDMLASVLGSKEVALESIVYSYRHSFSGFAARLTEAQASTIRGN from the exons ATGGCTCAAGCTGGTGTACATAGAGGAGGCTGTTGCcgactcctcttcctccttgttACTGCTCTTTTGTTGCGAAGATCCTGTGTTGTTGGACAGCAAAGCCAATCCAAGAAG ATTTACATTGTCTACCTTGGGGAGAGACGACACGATGATGCTGATGTCGTCACTGGTTCCCACCATGACATGCTCGCCTCTGTTTTGGGAAG CAAGGAGGTGGCTCTTGAGTCCATCGTGTACAGCTACAGACATAGTTTTTCTGGCTTTGCTGCAAGGCTCACAGAAGCACAAGCGAGCACGATAcgaggtaattaa
- the LOC127770341 gene encoding subtilisin-like protease SBT3.9, producing MWRLSRQSLLLTFLLHFLLQTACSLHALKQNEPPRKIYIVYLGERKHDDADLITDSHHAMLTSVLGSKEEALESIVYSYRYSFSGFAARLTKAQASKLRRLSDVVSVKENQIHQMHTSRSWDFLGMDYRQPNGLLAKAKYGDGTIIGVIDSGITPESASFADIGYGPPPTKWKGICQVGPSFEAISCNRKLIGARWYIDDEILSSISENEVLSPRDVEGHGTHTASTAGGNIVHNVSFLGLAAGTVRGGAPRARLAIYKACWSGYGCSGATVLKAMDDAVYDGVDVLSLSIGGTKEDVGTLHVVANGISVVYAGGNDGPIAQTVENQSPWLVTVAATTMDRSFPVVITLGNGEKLVAQSFVLLETASQFSEIQKYTDEECNANNIMNSTVKGKIAFCFMGEMLNNKQQTSYPDVTTAVAAKGGRAVILPRFYTETILQDDPIITDLDIPFVPIDYEMAQRIDEYISNGINGNYIPRAKISLTQTRIGDEISAPKVAVFSSRGPSSIYPGVLKPDIAAPGVSILAAAQIPYYKGVSYHFDSGTSMACPHVAGIIAVLKSIHPKWSPAALKSAIMTTALTYDNNGMPIQANGRVQKIADPFDYGAGFVNPVMAADPGLIYDITASDYLKFFNCMGGLGSGDNCTTAKGSLTDLNLPSIAIPNLRTFQAMTRTVTNVGQVNAVYKAFFQAPAGVEMAVEPPVLVFNKDRRVQSFRVTFKATRKVQGDYRFGSLAWHDGGSHWVRIPIAVRIVIEEIYSKIS from the exons ATGTGGAGGCTCTCAAGGCAGTCTCTTCTTCTCACCTTTCTTCTCCACTTCTTGCTGCAAACGGCATGCTCGTTGCACGCTCTAAAGCAGAACGAACCGCCAAGGAAG ATATACATTGTCTACCTTGGGGAGAGAAAACACGATGATGCTGATCTTATCACTGATTCCCATCATGCCATGCTCACCTCTGTTCTGGGAAG CAAGGAGGAGGCTCTCGAGTCTATTGTGTACAGCTACAGATACAGTTTCTCTGGCTTTGCTGCAAGGCTCACAAAAGCACAAGCAAGCAAGCTAcggc GGTTGTCAGATGTGGTCAGCGTGAAAGAAAACCAAATCCACCAAATGCATACCAGTCGAAGCTGGGATTTTCTTGGAATGGACTACAGGCAACCAAATGGCCTGCTTGCTAAAGCTAAATATGGGGATGGCACTATAATTGGTGTCATTGACTCAG gtATCACGCCTGAGTCAGCAAGCTTTGCCGATATTGGATATGGCCCCCCGCCAACCAAATGGAAAGGGATTTGCCAGGTTGGCCCATCGTTTGAGGCCATAAGTTGCAACCGGAAGCTTATCGGTGCACGGTGGTACATCGATGACGAGATTCTAAGTAGCATATCCGAGAACGAGGTTCTTTCTCCTAGGGATGTCGAAGGCCATGGCACGCACACAGCCTCAACGGCTGGTGGCAACATCGTCCACAATGTTAGCTTTCTGGGGCTAGCTGCAGGGACAGTTCGGGGTGGAGCGCCTCGTGCACGATTAGCCATATACAAGGCCTGTTGGTCCGGTTATGGCTGCTCCGGTGCAACCGTGTTGAAAGCCATGGACGACGCTGTCTATGATGGTGTTGATGTCTTATCACTTTCTATAGGTGGTACGAAAGAAGATGTGGGAACCCTACATGTCGTCGCTAATGGTATCTCGGTTGTCTATGCTGGTGGAAACGATGGTCCCATTGCTCAGACGGTGGAGAACCAATCACCATGGCTAGTAACGGTCGCTGCAACCACCATGGATCGGTCCTTCCCTGTGGTTATCACCTTGGGAAACGGCGAAAAGTTGGTG GCGCAATCCTTTGTCCTCCTGGAAACTGCAAGTCAGTTCAGTGAGATACAGAAGTACACAGACGAGGA ATGCAATGCCAACAATATTATGAACAGCACGGTGAAGGGGAAAATAGCCTTCTGCTTCATGGGAGAGATGTTGAATAATAAGCAGCAGACATCATACCCTGATGTCACCACGGCAGTGGCAGCCAAAGGAGGCAGAGCAGTCATCTTGCCGCGGTTCTACACCGAAACAATTCTCCAAGATGATCCCATCATCACTGATTTGGATATTCCGTTTGTCCCTATTGACTATGAGATGGCCCAAAGGATTGACGAGTACATCAG CAATGGTATAAATGGTAATTATATCCCAAGGGCAAAGATATCATTAACCCAAACGAGGATTGGAGATGAAATTTCTGCCCCAAAAGTCGCAGTTTTCTCATCGAGGGGGCCTAGTTCTATCTATCCTGGTGTTCTCAAG CCGGACATTGCTGCACCAGGGGTTTCGATTTTAGCCGCTGCTCAGATTCCATATTACAAAGGTGTTTCCTACCATTTCGATTCTGGAACATCTATGGCTTGCCCCCATGTAGCTGGGATCATTGCGGTGCTCAAGTCCATTCATCCAAAATGGTCACCTGCGGCTCTCAAATCCGCAATCATGACAACAG CACTTACATATGACAACAACGGGATGCCAATACAAGCTAATGGAAGAGTTCAAAAGATTGCTGATCCTTTTGATTATGGAGCAGGGTTTGTTAATCCGGTCATGGCAGCTGATCCAGGCCTTATCTACGACATCACCGCATCTGATTACCTCAAATTCTTCAACTGCATGGGAGGATTAGGCTCAGGGGACAATTGCACCACAGCGAAAGGATCACTTACTGACCTGAACCTCCCatccattgccatccctaaccTCAGGACATTCCAAGCTATGACACGCACTGTCACCAATGTTGGCCAAGTTAATGCCGTGTATAAGGCATTCTTCCAAGCTCCAGCTGGTGTCGAGATGGCCGTCGAGCCACCAGTGCTGGTGTTCAACAAGGACAGAAGAGTGCAGAGCTTCAGGGTGACCTTCAAGGCTACACGAAAGGTGCAGGGTGACTACAGGTTTGGAAGCTTGGCGTGGCATGATGGAGGCAGCCACTGGGTTCGGATCCCCATCGCCGTTCGCATCGTGATTGAGGAGATCTACTCCAAGATCTCCTAA
- the LOC127772175 gene encoding receptor-like protein 1: protein MDRRRRPRTPLLTALLLVSLAAAAAATLSQGCDGGERRALLRSIKPLFVGGEFGYGDAWNESTDCCGWEGVVCGGGGGGHRVVSLSLVQAGIAGAVDGAAFAAFTALQELDLSWNRISAFSLPSAGGERAFQKLSKLSLSHNSLTDEGVAALVINLTTLSELYLGGNQLLTTSWISNLTSLRVVDLSQNFLHGYNGICNLHQLEYLHLGVNMLHGTINSCLGKLQQLKYLNMERNFLMGEIAPNLLINLTKLETIHLGVNNLTGTFMLSWLANSTNLVDVVLSHNYNLKIETELVRWTPLFQLVYLNLSNCVINRRSNGVVPTFLSTQLSLSGIDLSHCSLQGRIPPWLFYNLSDFVLLNGNRMDVIDMDGLGGNMTSPVQVLDLSENKISMSIPTNFGSIFQFLDYCDMSSNRLYGGIPSLAEATSLEVLDLSSNNLNEEILPTLIGNLSILTSLLLSNNDLTGPMPPFHWNLGSLKHLSLENNRFSGRLSPLLSNSSNLKTLNVRNNHLSGIIPDGLLSFQQLGVILLGGNDFHGPIPLDLCFNNYLHFVDLSNNQFSGEIPNCFYNDFWTDLPMYFNDDPFSGNITERMSVDFTTKGENLTYMGEPLVLMTGIDLSMNQLSGAIPPPLGFLRQLKSLNLSHNQLVGPIPETFMYMQDMESLDLSYNHLNGSLPMQLANLSFLCSFNVAYNNLSGEIPFQQQLGTFDESAFEGNDNLCGEIINKNCSSVLHQNQGVFDAIDTSLVFWSYVFGCFALGFWGTVALLIWDEVCRRRLCDLMDALMFKLGWEFVP, encoded by the exons ATggaccgacgacgacgaccacggacGCCTCTTCTGACCGCACTGTTGCTCGtctcgctggcggcggcggcggcggcgacgttgaGCCagggctgcgacggcggcgagcggcgcgcccTGCTCCGGTCTATCAAGCCGCtcttcgtcggcggcgagtTCGGCTACGGCGATGCCTGGAACGAGAGCACCGACTGCTGCGGCTGGGAAGGCGtggtctgcggcggcggcggcggcggccaccgcgtgGTGTCGCTGTCTCTGGTCCAGGCCggcatcgccggcgccgtcgacggcgcggcgtTCGCGGCGTTCACGGCGCTGCAGGAGCTGGACCTGTCGTGGAATCGAATCTCTGCCTTCTCTCTTCCATCTGCAGGAG GTGAGCGTGCATTTCAGAAGCTTAGCAAGCTCTCGCTTTCGCACAACAGTCTAACAGATGAAGGCGTTGCTGCTCTGGTTATCAACCTAACTACACTTTCAGAGCTGTACCTTGGCGGAAACCAGTTACTTACAACAAGTTGGATATCCAATTTGACGTCTCTTAGGGTGGTTGATTTATCCCAGAACTTCTTACACGGATACAACG GTATATGTAACCTCCATCAACTAGAGTACCTACACCTTGGTGTCAACATGCTACATGGAACCATAAATTCATGCTTGGGAAAACTACAACAATTGAAGTACCTGAACATGGAAAGAAACTTTCTCATGGGGGAGATTGCACCGAACTTACTTATCAACTTGACCAAACTAGAGACTATACATCTGGGGGTGAACAATCTTACCGGCACATTCATGCTCTCCTGGCTAGCAAACAGCACAAACCTCGTTGATGTTGTCCTCTCACACAACTACAATCTGAAAATCGAAACCGAGCTTGTGAGATGGACACCGTTGTTCCAGCTGGTATACTTGAATTTAAGCAACTGTGTTATCAATAGGCGAAGCAATGGAGTTGTGCCGACTTTTCTGTCAACCCAGCTTAGCCTATCCGGGATCGATCTCTCGCATTGTTCGCTCCAAGGCAGGATTCCACCCTGGCTGTTCTACAATCTATCTGATTTTGTCTTGCTCAATGGCAATAGAATGGACGTCATTGATATGGATGGGCTTGGTGGTAACATGACCTCACCGGTGCAGGTGCTTGATTTGTCAGAGAACAAAATATCGATGTCGATCCCGACCAACTTTGGAagcatttttcagtttttggacTACTGTGACATGTCCTCCAACAGGTTGTACGGTGGGATTCCATCATTGGCAGAGGCAACATCATTGGAGGTGCTTGACTTGTCATCTAACAACCTCAATGAGGAAATATTGCCAACATTAATAGGGAATTTGTCAATTCTAACATCTCTTCTACTCTCCAATAATGACCTGACAGGGCCTATGCCACCTTTCCATTGGAATTTGGGTAGTTTGAAGCACCTCAGCCTTGAGAACAACCGATTCTCGGGACGGCTATCTCCATTGCTGTCGAACAGCAGTAATCTCAAGACACTCAATGTGAGAAACAACCATCTATCAGGAATCATCCCGGATGGCCTCCTGAGCTTCCAACAGCTTGGTGTGATCCTCCTTGGAGGGAATGACTTTCATGGTCCAATACCATTGGACCTTTGCTTCAACAACTATCTCCACTTTGTTGATCTCTCCAACAATCAATTCTCTGGGGAGATACCAAATTGCTTCTACAATGATTTCTGGACAGATTTGCCAATGTACTTCAACGATGACCCATTCTCAGGCAATATCACAGAGCGCATGTCTGTCGACTTCACGACGAAAGGCGAGAACCTTACCTACATGGGAGAGCCTCTAGTGCTCATGACAGGCATTGATCTGTCCATGAATCAATTGTCAGGCGCCATCCCTCCGCCATTAGGTTTCCTGAGGCAGCTCAAGTCTCTAAACTTATCACATAACCAACTTGTTGGCCCGATACCAGAGACATTCATGTATATGCAGGATATGGAGAGCCTTGACCTCTCATACAACCACCTCAATGGCAGCCTGCCTATGCAGCTGGCAAATCTCTCCTTCCTGTGCTCGTTCAATGTCGCCTACAACAACCTCTCTGGTGAGATACCCTTCCAACAACAGCTTGGGACATTCGATGAATCGGCATTCGAGGGGAATGACAATCTCTGTGGTGAAATCATCAACAAAAACTGCTCATCAGTGCTGCATCAGAATCAAGGAGTGTTCGACGCCATTGACACGTCACTTGTTTTCTGGTCCTACGTTTTTGGGTGTTTTGCACTTGGATTTTGGGGCACCGTGGCATTGCTGATATGGGATGAAGTGTGCAGGAGGAGACTGTGTGACTTGATGGATGCTCTAATGTTTAAGCTGGGTTGGGAATTTGTGCCTTGA